The following proteins come from a genomic window of Chloroflexota bacterium:
- a CDS encoding DUF58 domain-containing protein produces the protein MERRIELNTRLPFVIIAVLAFSELVSPARVWIYLLVGVAGLMAASYLWARQMRDYVGLTRHTRGTWVTVGDVLEELFTLHSETILPVLWAEVRDHSTVPGYDASQVVACDSQGEYRWLVKGECRRRGVYTLGPTEVYMGDPFGLFRVTLRYPETETILVYPRVMHLPPLELPVGAASGRARASLRSFDRALMAATVRGYQPGDSLHLIHWPSSAHRGELMVKEFDMELSGNLWIILDLDEETQVGSGEESTLEYGVVLAASLAAEFLQHGERRAVGLVAFGREQALLPPQPGQEQLWRILRALAGATPSPDWPLARVLQEVGPVLGKGQTVAVITSSLSPDWVPPLLPLAQRGMAPAVIFVDPGSFNGRGARDRAIVALRELLAEQGVPSHVIERGYPFQPLIREVRRRVEYKVLGTGRVVPVVVEEES, from the coding sequence ATGGAACGGCGCATCGAACTGAATACTCGTCTGCCCTTTGTCATCATCGCTGTGCTGGCCTTCAGCGAATTGGTCAGCCCGGCGCGCGTCTGGATCTACCTCCTGGTGGGCGTGGCGGGCCTGATGGCGGCATCCTATCTGTGGGCCCGCCAGATGCGTGATTACGTGGGGCTGACCCGGCACACCCGTGGCACCTGGGTGACCGTGGGGGATGTGCTGGAGGAGCTGTTCACCCTGCACAGCGAGACGATCCTGCCCGTGTTGTGGGCGGAGGTGCGGGATCACTCCACCGTTCCCGGGTACGATGCCAGCCAGGTGGTCGCCTGTGACTCCCAGGGGGAGTATCGCTGGCTGGTGAAGGGGGAGTGTCGCCGACGTGGTGTGTACACGTTGGGGCCGACCGAGGTCTACATGGGCGATCCCTTCGGCCTCTTTCGGGTCACGCTGCGCTATCCGGAGACGGAGACGATCCTGGTTTATCCCCGGGTGATGCATCTCCCGCCGTTGGAACTGCCCGTGGGGGCCGCCAGCGGTCGGGCTCGGGCCAGCCTGCGCTCCTTCGATCGTGCCCTCATGGCGGCGACGGTTCGGGGGTATCAGCCCGGCGACAGCCTGCATCTGATCCACTGGCCGAGTTCGGCCCATCGCGGCGAGTTGATGGTGAAGGAATTCGATATGGAGCTCTCCGGGAATCTCTGGATCATCCTGGATCTGGATGAGGAGACCCAGGTGGGATCCGGAGAGGAGAGCACGCTGGAGTACGGCGTCGTCCTGGCGGCCTCGCTGGCGGCGGAGTTCCTGCAGCATGGGGAGCGGAGGGCGGTGGGGCTTGTGGCCTTTGGGCGAGAGCAGGCCCTGTTGCCTCCTCAGCCGGGACAGGAGCAGCTGTGGCGGATCCTGCGGGCGCTGGCCGGGGCGACCCCCTCGCCGGATTGGCCCCTGGCCCGGGTGCTGCAAGAGGTGGGCCCTGTCCTGGGGAAGGGGCAGACGGTGGCTGTGATCACGTCCTCCCTCAGCCCGGATTGGGTGCCGCCGCTCCTGCCCCTGGCCCAGCGGGGCATGGCGCCGGCCGTCATCTTCGTCGATCCGGGCTCCTTCAATGGGCGGGGGGCCCGGGATCGGGCGATCGTCGCGTTGCGGGAGCTGTTGGCCGAGCAGGGTGTGCCCAGTCACGTGATCGAGCGAGGGTATCCCTTCCAGCCGCTGATCCGAGAGGTGCGGCGGAGGGTGGAGTATAAAGTACTGGGGACGGGCCGAGTCGTTCCGGTGGTGGTGGAAGAAGAGTCGTGA